A portion of the Bdellovibrio bacteriovorus genome contains these proteins:
- a CDS encoding alpha/beta fold hydrolase yields MKSLFLKLLGATVLLFPLLSFAVSESDYGQIYNLVDNGRGSFYQHYYFIGQKNVKIVFTKFGTTQGAKGSLVISPGRTESSLKYVETAYDFIQAGYSPVYVINHRGQGLSGRMLSDPQKGHVEDYVDYAKDFAQFMDFVVADKKIDIKRLYGVAHSLGGAVITDYSMNYRSPFKAVAMSAPLYKIPNDTEENLLRDTFLACYVQFRCNDYIPNGGPFRWEDRNFETNDVTHSRVRFDYRDHLWRKWPALQLGSPTIRWVRETVQANIKRRDINRLGTIRSPFLILQADDELVVDNSGHPPICQRMGPSKCRIERVRGSRHEMLMEVDSIRTPVVQRMLQFFANN; encoded by the coding sequence ATGAAAAGCCTTTTCTTAAAGCTTCTCGGCGCAACGGTACTTCTGTTTCCTCTGTTAAGTTTCGCCGTTTCAGAATCTGATTACGGCCAAATCTATAACCTTGTCGATAATGGACGTGGCAGTTTTTATCAGCACTATTATTTTATAGGTCAGAAAAACGTCAAAATTGTTTTTACAAAATTCGGAACTACTCAAGGTGCCAAAGGCAGCTTGGTGATTTCACCCGGACGTACCGAATCCTCTTTAAAATATGTCGAAACCGCTTATGACTTTATTCAAGCTGGATATTCCCCTGTTTACGTGATCAATCATCGCGGGCAAGGACTTTCGGGTCGTATGCTCAGTGATCCGCAAAAAGGTCATGTGGAAGATTATGTGGATTACGCCAAAGACTTTGCGCAATTTATGGATTTTGTGGTGGCAGATAAAAAAATCGATATAAAACGCCTTTATGGTGTGGCCCACTCGTTAGGTGGTGCCGTGATCACGGATTATTCGATGAACTATCGTTCACCGTTTAAAGCAGTGGCCATGAGTGCGCCGTTATATAAAATCCCCAATGACACGGAAGAAAATCTGCTGCGCGATACTTTTTTGGCGTGTTATGTGCAGTTCCGGTGCAATGACTATATTCCAAACGGAGGACCTTTCCGTTGGGAAGATCGCAATTTTGAAACGAATGACGTCACCCACAGTCGCGTGCGTTTTGATTATCGCGATCACTTATGGAGAAAATGGCCGGCCTTGCAATTAGGTTCTCCAACTATCCGCTGGGTTCGCGAAACCGTGCAAGCCAATATCAAACGTCGCGACATCAATCGTTTAGGAACGATCCGCTCGCCATTTTTGATTCTTCAAGCAGATGACGAATTGGTCGTAGACAATTCAGGTCATCCACCGATTTGCCAGCGCATGGGACCTAGCAAATGCCGCATTGAACGCGTTCGTGGATCACGCCACGAAATGCTGATGGAGGTTGATTCCATCCGCACTCCGGTGGTGCAACGAATGCTGCAGTTCTTCGCTAATAACTAA